GATCATCAATAATCTCTTTGTGTGCCAGAAGCATACGCCTACAACAGTAGCGCGAAAGTCCGAGATCGTCGAGGATCTCTTTAGGATCCTCGCCTGCACTCTGCCTCTGCCTGAACTCTTCCCAGGCTGTCGAAATGACTTTCCCACAGGTAAAACATCTGATTGGAATCATGCAAATGATCTCTATATCTATTGATGTTATCTAACGATAAGACTTTTGGAATTTCGCACGTGCACCACGGCCATGCGGTTTCTTTGCTTCTTTCTGACGTGAGTCATTCACCAGGAGAGTACGGTCATACACAAGGTACGTGTCCTTAATCTTCGGGTCATTACTCCACGTCACAATACCACGGGCCAGAGCTGTCCTTGCTGCTTCAGCCTGTCCCATAAATCCGCCGCCCCTGACATCAATGGATACATCGACATCATCAAGAACACCCGGAACAAGGAGAAGTGGCTCAGAAATTTTCATTCTGAGCATCTCAGTGCCGTATATCTCAAGGGGTACAGAATTAATGCGTACACGCCCGTTCCCTTCGCGAAGGGTTGCACGTGCAATTGCAGTTTTCCGCTTTCCACTCGTATTAATTACTTTCGTCATCTGATCTCACCACTCAGAATTTTGCTCCAAGTATCTTGCTGATCTCACCGAGAGTTACAAATTTCGGGGTTGAAAGTCCGTCAATATGTGCCTCATCAAGTATCTCAAGTTCAGCTCCTTCAAACTCCTCAGGGATACCTACATGTACCATCACGCGACGAAGTGCCTCTGCACCGCGTTTGCGCTTATATGGAACCATCCCACGAATAGTACGCTTAAGGATATGGTCAGGGCGCCGTGGATAGAATGGACCACCCTCACGGGAACCACGCTTTCTCTTGTGATCATAATCAGCCAGAATACGGGCTTTTCCTCCGGAAACCACACACTGTTCTGCATTTACAATGGCAATTTCCTCTCCTTCAAGAGACCGTTTTGCAACAATACTGGCAAGCCGTCCCAGGCGAAGTCCTGTTGCATCAATAATTGTAACCATGCCTTCACCTCAGAATACGTACCTTTTTGCCTTCCGGATTCTGCCTGACAAGTTCTTCAATTGTCATACAAACTCCATCAGCTCCAATGATCTTTTCCTCTGCCACTCCACTGAATTTTATTGCAGCAACAGATACCTTCTGGCTCAACACACCGCTCCCAAGAACTTTTCCGGGAACAAGAACGGTATCGCCATCCTGTGCATACCTGTTTATTTTGCTGATATTAACTTCAGCGTAGTTATTGCTGGGTGATTCCAGCCGCTTTGCAATCTCGCGCCAGACATTTGCATCATTTGCCCGGGATGTCTCTTTTAATATAGATATTAGGGCAGAATAACGCGGATTTGTCTTCATGATTGTTTTAGTCATTTACATTCCCTCCGGATATGTCACACAGAACATCCACCA
Above is a window of Methanogenium organophilum DNA encoding:
- a CDS encoding DNA-directed RNA polymerase subunit N; its protein translation is MIPIRCFTCGKVISTAWEEFRQRQSAGEDPKEILDDLGLSRYCCRRMLLAHKEIIDDLNPYQ
- a CDS encoding 30S ribosomal protein S9, coding for MTKVINTSGKRKTAIARATLREGNGRVRINSVPLEIYGTEMLRMKISEPLLLVPGVLDDVDVSIDVRGGGFMGQAEAARTALARGIVTWSNDPKIKDTYLVYDRTLLVNDSRQKEAKKPHGRGARAKFQKSYR
- a CDS encoding 50S ribosomal protein L13, with the protein product MVTIIDATGLRLGRLASIVAKRSLEGEEIAIVNAEQCVVSGGKARILADYDHKRKRGSREGGPFYPRRPDHILKRTIRGMVPYKRKRGAEALRRVMVHVGIPEEFEGAELEILDEAHIDGLSTPKFVTLGEISKILGAKF
- a CDS encoding 50S ribosomal protein L18e, with product MTKTIMKTNPRYSALISILKETSRANDANVWREIAKRLESPSNNYAEVNISKINRYAQDGDTVLVPGKVLGSGVLSQKVSVAAIKFSGVAEEKIIGADGVCMTIEELVRQNPEGKKVRILR